The Primulina eburnea isolate SZY01 chromosome 13, ASM2296580v1, whole genome shotgun sequence genome includes a region encoding these proteins:
- the LOC140809041 gene encoding transcription factor bHLH49-like isoform X1, whose product MDMVAAIESEKETENPGNYLACNLSSNWQVNGNSLTNTSVEMIPMNNSTVEPSACSAASMVDSFCPQNWDQQANSETLSNLDSVRANLGWNPNQILRSGVFLPAVPGMIHQSLPHFPADSAFIERAARFSSFSGGNFGEMMNSFTIPDPLNPYSHTFASMQGPHEIFRGNGYEMNLAEASKEASFPVEHGTEMSPLQNEKKCGNFLRSRDEVKNAVDILRNESGMDEFNNRDPIEKFEGAAVEDSGQGLGSKKRKRIAQNEKKEAPKPCVETEKDHVESKPKGDQDPASSSKPVGKQGKQGSQGSDIPKEEYIHVRARRGQATNSHSLAERVRREKISERMKYLQDLVPGCSKVTGKAVMLDEIINYVQSLQRQVEFLSMKLATVNPRLEFNIEAFLAKDVLQPRTGLPSSLTFPPDMNVLYPPLHPSQPTLIQSGIPGLGNSSDALRRAINLRSTAVGEKFKEPSSQQVPNAWEDELHNVVQMGFNSSPTIDEQDLSDSPPLVHMKAET is encoded by the exons ATGGATATGGTTGCCGCCATTGAGTCGGAGAAGGAGACTGAAAATCCTGGAAACTATCTTGCATGTAATTTATCCTCGAACTGGCAAGTGAATGGAAACAGTCTGACAAATACATCTGTTGAAATGATTCCAATGAACAATTCAACGGTAGAGCCTTCTGCTTGCTCCGCTGCCTCAATGGTTGATTCTTTTTGCCCTCAGAATTGGGACCAGCAAGCAAATAGTGAAACTTTGAGTAATCTTGATTCGGTACGAGCTAATCTTGGTTGGAACCCAAATCAAATCCTTAGAAGCGGTGTCTTTCTACCTGCTGTTCCGGGGATGATTCATCAGAGCTTGCCTCACTTTCCAGCGGATTCAGCTTTTATCGAACGAGCAGCGAGGTTTTCGAGCTTCAGTGGAGGGAATTTTGGGGAAATGATGAATTCCTTCACCATTCCAGATCCTCTGAATCCATATTCTCACACTTTTGCTTCAATGCAAGGGCCACATGAGATTTTTCGAGGTAATGGATATGAAATGAACTTGGCTGAAGCTTCTAAAGAGGCTTCATTTCCTGTCGAGCATGGCACGGAAATGAGCCCACTCCAGAATGAGAAAAAGTGTGGAAATTTTCTTCGGTCTCGAGATGAAGTGAAAAATGCAGTTGATATATTGCGTAATGAGTCTGGTATGGATGAATTTAATAATCGTGATCCAATAGAGAAGTTTGAAGGTGCAGCCGTGGAGGATTCTGGTCAAGGGCTTGGCTCCAAGAAAAGGAAGAGAATTGCTCAG AATGAAAAAAAGGAAGCCCCAAAGCCATGTGTTGAAACAGAAAAGGACCATGTTGAAAGTAAACCAAAGGGCGATCAAGACCCAGCTTCGAGCAGTAAACCTGTTGGCAAACAAGGTAAGCAGGGATCCCAAGGATCAGATATACCCAAGGAAGAATATATACATGTTAGAGCACGAAGAGGTCAGGCCACAAACAGCCACAGTCTTGCTGAAAGG GTGAGGAGGGAAAAGATCAGTGAAAGGATGAAGTACCTTCAGGATCTCGTTCCTGGTTGCAGCAAG GTTACAGGAAAAGCAGTTATGCTGGATGAGATCATCAATTATGTGCAATCACTGCAGCGACAGGTGGAG TTCCTGTCCATGAAGCTTGCGACAGTTAATCCACGGCTCGAATTCAACATCGAAGCATTCCTAGCTAAAGAT GTCCTTCAACCTAGAACTGGTCTGCCGTCTTCATTAACTTTTCCTCCTGATATGAATGTGCTTTATCCTCCTCTACATCCATCACAACCCACACTAATTCAATCAGGCATTCCTGGTTTAGGAAACTCTTCAGACGCCCTTCGAAGAGCAATTAATCTTCGATCAACTGCTGTTggtgaaaagttcaaagaaccTTCATCACAA CAGGTTCCCAACGCCTGGGAAGATGAGCTTCACAACGTTGTTCAAATGGGCTTCAACTCAAGTCCAACTATTGATGAACAAGATTTAAGTG ATTCTCCACCACTCGTACACATGAAAGCTGAAACCTGA
- the LOC140809042 gene encoding uncharacterized protein, translating into MASFVVEDFVGNGCLKELLPRLLEEGWDDVPTLKLMNSEDMEDIGMTQQHKNALEIRSYLHDRALMQYGDKLEATQKCLPEILSFSSADLSAQFGMKRGHTARFTDRTSACAADPLPPSYNLPPRRRNTISTVGSGKLSSMRKNSDGVDDSASKQSMASFKNVDGYMFKGIVAAVPEEPRACGCVSPPPIVENVAPYSSIENVSVQRLAPEYKIGFERLIKTKTPPMKASEIWREKPAILLCIRRPGCIMCRAEAHQLYSKKPIFDAIGVQLYAVLHEHIETEVKDFWPRYWGGVVLFDRGQEFFKALGGGKLLKDKFISGFLLNPRAIANYKRAKAIGVDQNFKGEGEIKGGLFIVGREKNGIAYQFIERNFGDWAPLAEIIEICTRIQNPPDSQSEATKSIKGVEK; encoded by the exons ATGGCTTCTTTTGTAGTAGAGGATTTCGTTGGGAACGGATGCCTTAAAGAACTACTGCCAAGGTTGTTGGAAGAAGGGTGGGATGATGTGCCCACTTTGAAGTTGATGAACTCTGAAGACATGGAAGACATTGGCATGACTCAACAGCACAAG AATGCACTAGAAATTAGGTCATACTTACATGATCGTGCACTAATGCAATATGGAGACAAATTAGAGGCCACACAAAAATGCCTACCTGAGATTCTTAGCTTCAGTAGTGCGGACCTTTCTGCACAATTTGGTATGAAACGAGGCCATACTGCTCGTTTCACAGACCGCACCAGTGCTTGTGCTGCAGATCCTTTGCCACCATCATATAACCTTCCACCAAGAAGAAGAAACACGATTTCTACAGTCGGCTCTGGAAAACTGTCCAGTATGAGAAAAAATAGCGATGGAGTCGATGATTCTGCATCAAAACAATCTATGGCAAGTTTCAAGAATGTTGATGGATATATGTTTAAGGGAATTGTAGCAGCAGTGCCTGAAGAACCTAGAGCTTGCGGTTGTGTGTCGCCTCCCCCAATCGTGGAAAATGTGGCTCCTTATTCGAGTATTGAGAATGTCTCAGTTCAGAGGCTTGCTCCCGAGTATAAGATTGGATTTGAGCGTTTGATCAAAACGAAGACACCTCCAATGAAGGCTTCTGAAATATGGCGTGAGAAACCAGCTATTCTTCTCTGTATCCGCCGGCCTGG GTGCATTATGTGTAGAGCTGAAGCCCATCAGCTGTATTCCAAGAAACCAATATTTGATGCTATTGGGGTTCAACTGTATGCTGTTCTTCATGAGCATATAGAAACAGAG GTAAAGGATTTCTGGCCTAGATACTGGGGCGGGGTTGTGCTCTTTGACAGGGGACAAGAGTTTTTCAAGGCTTTAGGTGGAGGGAAGCTACTCAAGGACAAGTTCATCTCTGGTTTCTTGCTCAATCCGAGAGCCATTGCAAATTACAAGCGAGCAAAAGCTATTGGAGTGGATCAAAACTTTAAAGGTGAAGGGGAGATCAAGGGTGGACTCTTCATAGTTGGGAGAGAAAAGAATGGCATAGCTTATCAGTTCATTGAGAGAAACTTCGGCGACTGGGCACCACTGGCTGAAATTATAGAGATCTGCACTCGTATCCAG AACCCACCCGATAGCCAGTCTGAGGCGACAAAATCGATAAAAGGTGTAGAAAAATGA
- the LOC140809041 gene encoding transcription factor bHLH49-like isoform X4, with protein MDMVAAIESEKETENPGNYLACNLSSNWQVNGNSLTNTSVEMIPMNNSTVEPSACSAASMVDSFCPQNWDQQANSETLSNLDSVRANLGWNPNQILRSGVFLPAVPGMIHQSLPHFPADSAFIERAARFSSFSGGNFGEMMNSFTIPDPLNPYSHTFASMQGPHEIFRGNGYEMNLAEASKEASFPVEHGTEMSPLQNEKKCGNFLRSRDEVKNAVDILRNESGMDEFNNRDPIEKFEGAAVEDSGQGLGSKKRKRIAQNEKKEAPKPCVETEKDHVESKPKGDQDPASSSKPVGKQGKQGSQGSDIPKEEYIHVRARRGQATNSHSLAERVRREKISERMKYLQDLVPGCSKVTGKAVMLDEIINYVQSLQRQVEFLSMKLATVNPRLEFNIEAFLAKDVLQPRTGLPSSLTFPPDMNVLYPPLHPSQPTLIQSGIPGLGNSSDALRRAINLRSTAVGEKFKEPSSQILHHSYT; from the exons ATGGATATGGTTGCCGCCATTGAGTCGGAGAAGGAGACTGAAAATCCTGGAAACTATCTTGCATGTAATTTATCCTCGAACTGGCAAGTGAATGGAAACAGTCTGACAAATACATCTGTTGAAATGATTCCAATGAACAATTCAACGGTAGAGCCTTCTGCTTGCTCCGCTGCCTCAATGGTTGATTCTTTTTGCCCTCAGAATTGGGACCAGCAAGCAAATAGTGAAACTTTGAGTAATCTTGATTCGGTACGAGCTAATCTTGGTTGGAACCCAAATCAAATCCTTAGAAGCGGTGTCTTTCTACCTGCTGTTCCGGGGATGATTCATCAGAGCTTGCCTCACTTTCCAGCGGATTCAGCTTTTATCGAACGAGCAGCGAGGTTTTCGAGCTTCAGTGGAGGGAATTTTGGGGAAATGATGAATTCCTTCACCATTCCAGATCCTCTGAATCCATATTCTCACACTTTTGCTTCAATGCAAGGGCCACATGAGATTTTTCGAGGTAATGGATATGAAATGAACTTGGCTGAAGCTTCTAAAGAGGCTTCATTTCCTGTCGAGCATGGCACGGAAATGAGCCCACTCCAGAATGAGAAAAAGTGTGGAAATTTTCTTCGGTCTCGAGATGAAGTGAAAAATGCAGTTGATATATTGCGTAATGAGTCTGGTATGGATGAATTTAATAATCGTGATCCAATAGAGAAGTTTGAAGGTGCAGCCGTGGAGGATTCTGGTCAAGGGCTTGGCTCCAAGAAAAGGAAGAGAATTGCTCAG AATGAAAAAAAGGAAGCCCCAAAGCCATGTGTTGAAACAGAAAAGGACCATGTTGAAAGTAAACCAAAGGGCGATCAAGACCCAGCTTCGAGCAGTAAACCTGTTGGCAAACAAGGTAAGCAGGGATCCCAAGGATCAGATATACCCAAGGAAGAATATATACATGTTAGAGCACGAAGAGGTCAGGCCACAAACAGCCACAGTCTTGCTGAAAGG GTGAGGAGGGAAAAGATCAGTGAAAGGATGAAGTACCTTCAGGATCTCGTTCCTGGTTGCAGCAAG GTTACAGGAAAAGCAGTTATGCTGGATGAGATCATCAATTATGTGCAATCACTGCAGCGACAGGTGGAG TTCCTGTCCATGAAGCTTGCGACAGTTAATCCACGGCTCGAATTCAACATCGAAGCATTCCTAGCTAAAGAT GTCCTTCAACCTAGAACTGGTCTGCCGTCTTCATTAACTTTTCCTCCTGATATGAATGTGCTTTATCCTCCTCTACATCCATCACAACCCACACTAATTCAATCAGGCATTCCTGGTTTAGGAAACTCTTCAGACGCCCTTCGAAGAGCAATTAATCTTCGATCAACTGCTGTTggtgaaaagttcaaagaaccTTCATCACAA ATTCTCCACCACTCGTACACATGA
- the LOC140809041 gene encoding transcription factor bHLH49-like isoform X5, which translates to MDMVAAIESEKETENPGNYLACNLSSNWQVNGNSLTNTSVEMIPMNNSTVEPSACSAASMVDSFCPQNWDQQANSETLSNLDSVRANLGWNPNQILRSGVFLPAVPGMIHQSLPHFPADSAFIERAARFSSFSGGNFGEMMNSFTIPDPLNPYSHTFASMQGPHEIFRGNGYEMNLAEASKEASFPVEHGTEMSPLQNEKKCGNFLRSRDEVKNAVDILRNESGMDEFNNRDPIEKFEGAAVEDSGQGLGSKKRKRIAQNEKKEAPKPCVETEKDHVESKPKGDQDPASSSKPVGKQGKQGSQGSDIPKEEYIHVRARRGQATNSHSLAERVRREKISERMKYLQDLVPGCSKVTGKAVMLDEIINYVQSLQRQVEFLSMKLATVNPRLEFNIEAFLAKDVLQPRTGNSSDALRRAINLRSTAVGEKFKEPSSQVPNAWEDELHNVVQMGFNSSPTIDEQDLSDSPPLVHMKAET; encoded by the exons ATGGATATGGTTGCCGCCATTGAGTCGGAGAAGGAGACTGAAAATCCTGGAAACTATCTTGCATGTAATTTATCCTCGAACTGGCAAGTGAATGGAAACAGTCTGACAAATACATCTGTTGAAATGATTCCAATGAACAATTCAACGGTAGAGCCTTCTGCTTGCTCCGCTGCCTCAATGGTTGATTCTTTTTGCCCTCAGAATTGGGACCAGCAAGCAAATAGTGAAACTTTGAGTAATCTTGATTCGGTACGAGCTAATCTTGGTTGGAACCCAAATCAAATCCTTAGAAGCGGTGTCTTTCTACCTGCTGTTCCGGGGATGATTCATCAGAGCTTGCCTCACTTTCCAGCGGATTCAGCTTTTATCGAACGAGCAGCGAGGTTTTCGAGCTTCAGTGGAGGGAATTTTGGGGAAATGATGAATTCCTTCACCATTCCAGATCCTCTGAATCCATATTCTCACACTTTTGCTTCAATGCAAGGGCCACATGAGATTTTTCGAGGTAATGGATATGAAATGAACTTGGCTGAAGCTTCTAAAGAGGCTTCATTTCCTGTCGAGCATGGCACGGAAATGAGCCCACTCCAGAATGAGAAAAAGTGTGGAAATTTTCTTCGGTCTCGAGATGAAGTGAAAAATGCAGTTGATATATTGCGTAATGAGTCTGGTATGGATGAATTTAATAATCGTGATCCAATAGAGAAGTTTGAAGGTGCAGCCGTGGAGGATTCTGGTCAAGGGCTTGGCTCCAAGAAAAGGAAGAGAATTGCTCAG AATGAAAAAAAGGAAGCCCCAAAGCCATGTGTTGAAACAGAAAAGGACCATGTTGAAAGTAAACCAAAGGGCGATCAAGACCCAGCTTCGAGCAGTAAACCTGTTGGCAAACAAGGTAAGCAGGGATCCCAAGGATCAGATATACCCAAGGAAGAATATATACATGTTAGAGCACGAAGAGGTCAGGCCACAAACAGCCACAGTCTTGCTGAAAGG GTGAGGAGGGAAAAGATCAGTGAAAGGATGAAGTACCTTCAGGATCTCGTTCCTGGTTGCAGCAAG GTTACAGGAAAAGCAGTTATGCTGGATGAGATCATCAATTATGTGCAATCACTGCAGCGACAGGTGGAG TTCCTGTCCATGAAGCTTGCGACAGTTAATCCACGGCTCGAATTCAACATCGAAGCATTCCTAGCTAAAGAT GTCCTTCAACCTAGAACTG GAAACTCTTCAGACGCCCTTCGAAGAGCAATTAATCTTCGATCAACTGCTGTTggtgaaaagttcaaagaaccTTCATCACAA GTTCCCAACGCCTGGGAAGATGAGCTTCACAACGTTGTTCAAATGGGCTTCAACTCAAGTCCAACTATTGATGAACAAGATTTAAGTG ATTCTCCACCACTCGTACACATGAAAGCTGAAACCTGA
- the LOC140809041 gene encoding transcription factor bHLH49-like isoform X2 translates to MDMVAAIESEKETENPGNYLACNLSSNWQVNGNSLTNTSVEMIPMNNSTVEPSACSAASMVDSFCPQNWDQQANSETLSNLDSVRANLGWNPNQILRSGVFLPAVPGMIHQSLPHFPADSAFIERAARFSSFSGGNFGEMMNSFTIPDPLNPYSHTFASMQGPHEIFRGNGYEMNLAEASKEASFPVEHGTEMSPLQNEKKCGNFLRSRDEVKNAVDILRNESGMDEFNNRDPIEKFEGAAVEDSGQGLGSKKRKRIAQNEKKEAPKPCVETEKDHVESKPKGDQDPASSSKPVGKQGKQGSQGSDIPKEEYIHVRARRGQATNSHSLAERVRREKISERMKYLQDLVPGCSKVTGKAVMLDEIINYVQSLQRQVEFLSMKLATVNPRLEFNIEAFLAKDVLQPRTGLPSSLTFPPDMNVLYPPLHPSQPTLIQSGIPGLGNSSDALRRAINLRSTAVGEKFKEPSSQVPNAWEDELHNVVQMGFNSSPTIDEQDLSDSPPLVHMKAET, encoded by the exons ATGGATATGGTTGCCGCCATTGAGTCGGAGAAGGAGACTGAAAATCCTGGAAACTATCTTGCATGTAATTTATCCTCGAACTGGCAAGTGAATGGAAACAGTCTGACAAATACATCTGTTGAAATGATTCCAATGAACAATTCAACGGTAGAGCCTTCTGCTTGCTCCGCTGCCTCAATGGTTGATTCTTTTTGCCCTCAGAATTGGGACCAGCAAGCAAATAGTGAAACTTTGAGTAATCTTGATTCGGTACGAGCTAATCTTGGTTGGAACCCAAATCAAATCCTTAGAAGCGGTGTCTTTCTACCTGCTGTTCCGGGGATGATTCATCAGAGCTTGCCTCACTTTCCAGCGGATTCAGCTTTTATCGAACGAGCAGCGAGGTTTTCGAGCTTCAGTGGAGGGAATTTTGGGGAAATGATGAATTCCTTCACCATTCCAGATCCTCTGAATCCATATTCTCACACTTTTGCTTCAATGCAAGGGCCACATGAGATTTTTCGAGGTAATGGATATGAAATGAACTTGGCTGAAGCTTCTAAAGAGGCTTCATTTCCTGTCGAGCATGGCACGGAAATGAGCCCACTCCAGAATGAGAAAAAGTGTGGAAATTTTCTTCGGTCTCGAGATGAAGTGAAAAATGCAGTTGATATATTGCGTAATGAGTCTGGTATGGATGAATTTAATAATCGTGATCCAATAGAGAAGTTTGAAGGTGCAGCCGTGGAGGATTCTGGTCAAGGGCTTGGCTCCAAGAAAAGGAAGAGAATTGCTCAG AATGAAAAAAAGGAAGCCCCAAAGCCATGTGTTGAAACAGAAAAGGACCATGTTGAAAGTAAACCAAAGGGCGATCAAGACCCAGCTTCGAGCAGTAAACCTGTTGGCAAACAAGGTAAGCAGGGATCCCAAGGATCAGATATACCCAAGGAAGAATATATACATGTTAGAGCACGAAGAGGTCAGGCCACAAACAGCCACAGTCTTGCTGAAAGG GTGAGGAGGGAAAAGATCAGTGAAAGGATGAAGTACCTTCAGGATCTCGTTCCTGGTTGCAGCAAG GTTACAGGAAAAGCAGTTATGCTGGATGAGATCATCAATTATGTGCAATCACTGCAGCGACAGGTGGAG TTCCTGTCCATGAAGCTTGCGACAGTTAATCCACGGCTCGAATTCAACATCGAAGCATTCCTAGCTAAAGAT GTCCTTCAACCTAGAACTGGTCTGCCGTCTTCATTAACTTTTCCTCCTGATATGAATGTGCTTTATCCTCCTCTACATCCATCACAACCCACACTAATTCAATCAGGCATTCCTGGTTTAGGAAACTCTTCAGACGCCCTTCGAAGAGCAATTAATCTTCGATCAACTGCTGTTggtgaaaagttcaaagaaccTTCATCACAA GTTCCCAACGCCTGGGAAGATGAGCTTCACAACGTTGTTCAAATGGGCTTCAACTCAAGTCCAACTATTGATGAACAAGATTTAAGTG ATTCTCCACCACTCGTACACATGAAAGCTGAAACCTGA
- the LOC140809041 gene encoding transcription factor bHLH49-like isoform X3 translates to MDMVAAIESEKETENPGNYLACNLSSNWQVNGNSLTNTSVEMIPMNNSTVEPSACSAASMVDSFCPQNWDQQANSETLSNLDSVRANLGWNPNQILRSGVFLPAVPGMIHQSLPHFPADSAFIERAARFSSFSGGNFGEMMNSFTIPDPLNPYSHTFASMQGPHEIFRGNGYEMNLAEASKEASFPVEHGTEMSPLQNEKKCGNFLRSRDEVKNAVDILRNESGMDEFNNRDPIEKFEGAAVEDSGQGLGSKKRKRIAQNEKKEAPKPCVETEKDHVESKPKGDQDPASSSKPVGKQGKQGSQGSDIPKEEYIHVRARRGQATNSHSLAERVRREKISERMKYLQDLVPGCSKVTGKAVMLDEIINYVQSLQRQVEFLSMKLATVNPRLEFNIEAFLAKDVLQPRTGNSSDALRRAINLRSTAVGEKFKEPSSQQVPNAWEDELHNVVQMGFNSSPTIDEQDLSDSPPLVHMKAET, encoded by the exons ATGGATATGGTTGCCGCCATTGAGTCGGAGAAGGAGACTGAAAATCCTGGAAACTATCTTGCATGTAATTTATCCTCGAACTGGCAAGTGAATGGAAACAGTCTGACAAATACATCTGTTGAAATGATTCCAATGAACAATTCAACGGTAGAGCCTTCTGCTTGCTCCGCTGCCTCAATGGTTGATTCTTTTTGCCCTCAGAATTGGGACCAGCAAGCAAATAGTGAAACTTTGAGTAATCTTGATTCGGTACGAGCTAATCTTGGTTGGAACCCAAATCAAATCCTTAGAAGCGGTGTCTTTCTACCTGCTGTTCCGGGGATGATTCATCAGAGCTTGCCTCACTTTCCAGCGGATTCAGCTTTTATCGAACGAGCAGCGAGGTTTTCGAGCTTCAGTGGAGGGAATTTTGGGGAAATGATGAATTCCTTCACCATTCCAGATCCTCTGAATCCATATTCTCACACTTTTGCTTCAATGCAAGGGCCACATGAGATTTTTCGAGGTAATGGATATGAAATGAACTTGGCTGAAGCTTCTAAAGAGGCTTCATTTCCTGTCGAGCATGGCACGGAAATGAGCCCACTCCAGAATGAGAAAAAGTGTGGAAATTTTCTTCGGTCTCGAGATGAAGTGAAAAATGCAGTTGATATATTGCGTAATGAGTCTGGTATGGATGAATTTAATAATCGTGATCCAATAGAGAAGTTTGAAGGTGCAGCCGTGGAGGATTCTGGTCAAGGGCTTGGCTCCAAGAAAAGGAAGAGAATTGCTCAG AATGAAAAAAAGGAAGCCCCAAAGCCATGTGTTGAAACAGAAAAGGACCATGTTGAAAGTAAACCAAAGGGCGATCAAGACCCAGCTTCGAGCAGTAAACCTGTTGGCAAACAAGGTAAGCAGGGATCCCAAGGATCAGATATACCCAAGGAAGAATATATACATGTTAGAGCACGAAGAGGTCAGGCCACAAACAGCCACAGTCTTGCTGAAAGG GTGAGGAGGGAAAAGATCAGTGAAAGGATGAAGTACCTTCAGGATCTCGTTCCTGGTTGCAGCAAG GTTACAGGAAAAGCAGTTATGCTGGATGAGATCATCAATTATGTGCAATCACTGCAGCGACAGGTGGAG TTCCTGTCCATGAAGCTTGCGACAGTTAATCCACGGCTCGAATTCAACATCGAAGCATTCCTAGCTAAAGAT GTCCTTCAACCTAGAACTG GAAACTCTTCAGACGCCCTTCGAAGAGCAATTAATCTTCGATCAACTGCTGTTggtgaaaagttcaaagaaccTTCATCACAA CAGGTTCCCAACGCCTGGGAAGATGAGCTTCACAACGTTGTTCAAATGGGCTTCAACTCAAGTCCAACTATTGATGAACAAGATTTAAGTG ATTCTCCACCACTCGTACACATGAAAGCTGAAACCTGA